A genomic stretch from candidate division TA06 bacterium includes:
- a CDS encoding DUF2281 domain-containing protein yields MKLKELILKEIEKVPEEYLAEILDFIRFLETKGWGEGMGTAVASETSLRKDWLRPEEDEAWQDL; encoded by the coding sequence ATGAAGCTGAAGGAACTGATTCTGAAAGAGATTGAGAAGGTCCCTGAGGAGTATCTTGCCGAAATACTCGATTTTATACGCTTCCTGGAAACAAAGGGATGGGGAGAGGGGATGGGTACGGCGGTTGCGAGCGAAACGTCCCTCAGGAAAGACTGGCTAAGACCTGAGGAGGATGAAGCTTGGCAAGATCTGTAA
- a CDS encoding type II toxin-antitoxin system PemK/MazF family toxin has translation MARSVKGDVVVVPFPFSDLTHAKKRPALVVAELEGDDLILCQITSQQISDRYAVPIEENDFERGTLRQKSNVRPSRIFTADRHIVLYRVGHLKSGKTNQVIETILDILRQ, from the coding sequence TTGGCAAGATCTGTAAAAGGAGATGTGGTAGTTGTGCCGTTTCCATTCTCGGACCTAACGCATGCCAAAAAGCGTCCTGCCTTGGTTGTCGCGGAGTTGGAAGGGGATGATCTAATTCTTTGCCAGATTACGAGTCAGCAGATCAGCGACAGATATGCGGTTCCGATTGAAGAAAATGACTTTGAGAGAGGGACACTCAGACAGAAGAGTAATGTGCGGCCGAGCCGGATATTCACGGCAGACCGCCATATTGTCTTGTATCGTGTTGGCCATCTCAAAAGTGGGAAGACTAACCAAGTCATAGAGACAATCCTGGATATTCTACGCCAGTGA
- a CDS encoding T9SS type A sorting domain-containing protein has protein sequence MMGATLRSRVIMSLVFGICFLFPLTPQPSLAQITFERTYGGAMEDRAFCVQQTADGGYVLVGLTSSFGAGFEDVYVVKTDSIGDPIWTRTYGGSSFDDAAFVEQTNDRGYIIAGTAFVIADSAFRIYLIKTDSLGDSLWTRTYGNSLADFGSCVRQTKDGGYIVAGVYSYNDVYLIKTDSVGDSLWSGVYGDFTPEYGYGVQETDDGGYIVVGRYFAGPRNDVYLVKTDSIGNALWTKTYGGDDSDVGYCVEQTGDGGYVLVGYTSSFGAGQEDIYLIRTDSSGDTLWTRTYGGNSLDWGYLVHETSDGGYVICGGTWSFGPGHIDAYLIKTDSFGDTIWTRTFGGFSEDWGSCVQITDDGGYVVAGWAASFGAGNYDFYLIKTDSLGRVLGIQEQDRKSKIEDRKSLQNQPNPFHGSTLISYSMAVPAQVTLKIYDIIGRLVETLVNETQGPGLHRVRWDAKDQPSGIYFYRLRAGDFTAAKKMILVR, from the coding sequence ATGATGGGCGCAACTCTCCGAAGTCGTGTGATCATGTCCCTTGTATTTGGGATTTGTTTCTTGTTTCCTCTCACACCCCAGCCGTCCCTTGCCCAGATCACCTTTGAGAGGACGTATGGCGGGGCCATGGAAGATAGAGCCTTCTGTGTACAGCAGACCGCCGACGGAGGTTATGTTCTGGTCGGACTGACATCGTCCTTTGGTGCAGGATTTGAGGATGTCTATGTTGTCAAGACTGATTCCATAGGTGATCCCATCTGGACCAGAACATACGGAGGCTCATCCTTCGACGATGCTGCATTCGTGGAGCAAACGAATGATCGTGGATACATTATCGCTGGGACAGCCTTTGTGATTGCTGACAGCGCCTTCAGGATCTATTTGATCAAGACGGACTCTCTTGGTGACAGCCTGTGGACTCGCACTTACGGCAACTCACTGGCAGATTTTGGCTCCTGTGTACGCCAGACCAAAGATGGGGGCTACATCGTCGCAGGAGTGTATAGTTACAATGATGTCTATCTCATCAAGACTGATTCCGTGGGGGACAGTCTGTGGAGCGGGGTCTACGGCGACTTCACCCCAGAATATGGGTACGGTGTACAAGAAACAGACGATGGCGGTTACATAGTAGTGGGGCGGTACTTCGCTGGGCCACGTAACGATGTCTACCTGGTAAAGACCGACTCGATCGGAAACGCCCTTTGGACGAAAACCTACGGAGGGGATGATAGCGATGTTGGGTATTGTGTGGAACAGACTGGAGATGGTGGATATGTACTCGTGGGGTATACATCTTCTTTCGGGGCAGGACAAGAAGATATATATCTGATCAGAACTGATTCCTCTGGTGATACCTTGTGGACCAGGACTTATGGAGGTAATTCGCTTGACTGGGGTTACCTTGTGCACGAAACCTCCGATGGTGGCTATGTTATCTGCGGCGGCACTTGGTCTTTTGGCCCTGGCCATATAGACGCATATCTGATCAAAACTGATTCCTTTGGGGATACCATTTGGACCAGGACCTTTGGTGGGTTCAGTGAGGACTGGGGCAGTTGCGTTCAGATTACTGACGACGGCGGCTATGTAGTCGCTGGATGGGCTGCTTCGTTCGGTGCTGGGAACTACGATTTCTACCTGATCAAGACAGACAGTCTCGGACGAGTGCTGGGAATCCAGGAACAAGACCGAAAATCGAAAATCGAAGATCGAAAATCGCTGCAGAATCAGCCAAATCCATTTCACGGTTCCACTCTAATCTCATACTCGATGGCAGTACCTGCTCAGGTCACCCTCAAAATCTACGACATCATTGGGCGCCTGGTGGAGACCCTTGTGAATGAGACTCAAGGACCAGGCCTACACCGAGTGCGTTGGGATGCCAAAGATCAACCCTCTGGGATCTATTTCTACAGGCTCAGGGCTGGCGACTTCACGGCCGCCAAGAAAATGATCTTGGTGCGCTAG
- a CDS encoding T9SS type A sorting domain-containing protein, with translation MVSTDCMVYTTFDPNMAQIWHTPFELQKCQKVKCPLRVSKIGIPGEAGGTVPKSYRRRERKKPNPTSMSPLQRSVTLFPGPADQRRAYVSLQKSCVSCSHSIYQDVQDFRRKPLTYKGKTGYAPSTRVPQGAIGNLKRHSRGVVRGHQEEKRKMKRGKLALAVLGVAFCSLLGIRGVSLGRQGATDIVDDCSCGHRHDGGHVGIGGYARVERTVLQTPDRDSRPLRSGDLHRPLSLSGMSDSWGRDFVIAFPENLYDRDALIIVTADVLTSGMVNIPGLNWSQDFTVQPHSAAEILIPMAAEVQGSGIVGNLGIHVTSDHDACVYVVHPGAPYGASCDAYMALPSDILGNEYIILGYPETVSARGWDPTLAPSQFTLVCTADNSQVTITPSANTLDGKPAGVPFNITLNRFDTYQLQAGYQQDLSGSQVMSTKPVAVFAGCKCADIPIGHCCCDFLVEQMTPVATWGRSFLTSVFERPGSSLGDPLRVLGSEDNTTVSFTPPVPGSPFNLNRAELVEVTIEEPTEIVADKPVLVAQYATGYSWAFAPGDPFEVLILPTEQFLDGYIYLIPAGYTLDFTSIVVPTIAISSLLFDGSPINPSIFSLIGLTGYSHGTVEASDGCHIVTADRPFGIYVYGWNSWSSYGYPGGMRVVTTTSLITGGGWIPGNPLGPANKRTFGFNVHSEGGVTWGQLQFNDHGIEMKVHSDTIHTLIVYGDTTADFSGDCRVDGIGEYTFDCEVEDRGEPGHAKDKFSLYVWDSDSNLYYAAGGVLGGGNIQIHTAGDGVLANLTRTFGGCSGPESENNGSIQHADVVRENRGALWQNSPNPFHKKTGISYDLSLPSHVKLEVFDHAGRLVKTLVDRTQESGTYCIDWHTNGHPSGIYFYRLQAGDFTYTKKMVLLR, from the coding sequence ATGGTGTCTACCGATTGCATGGTCTATACTACTTTTGACCCAAACATGGCACAAATCTGGCACACACCATTTGAACTTCAGAAATGTCAAAAAGTCAAGTGTCCTCTCCGTGTCTCAAAGATAGGAATCCCTGGCGAAGCCGGGGGCACCGTCCCCAAATCTTACAGGCGGAGGGAGCGCAAGAAGCCAAATCCAACATCCATGTCCCCTTTACAGCGAAGCGTGACATTATTCCCGGGACCCGCTGACCAGCGGAGGGCCTATGTTAGCCTACAGAAATCCTGTGTAAGTTGCTCTCATTCTATCTATCAAGATGTCCAGGACTTCAGGCGAAAACCCTTGACATACAAGGGTAAAACAGGGTATGCTCCCTCCACACGGGTGCCACAGGGCGCTATTGGCAACCTGAAAAGACACTCCAGAGGAGTTGTTAGAGGTCACCAGGAGGAGAAGAGAAAGATGAAACGCGGGAAGCTTGCATTGGCTGTCTTGGGGGTCGCTTTCTGTTCGTTGCTGGGAATACGGGGAGTCAGCCTCGGTAGACAGGGAGCGACAGACATCGTTGATGACTGCTCTTGCGGCCACCGTCACGACGGGGGTCATGTCGGAATAGGCGGTTACGCTAGAGTAGAGAGGACTGTCCTTCAGACCCCGGACAGAGATTCGAGGCCATTGCGCTCTGGAGACCTCCACCGACCTCTGTCACTCAGCGGGATGTCTGACAGCTGGGGCAGAGACTTCGTGATAGCCTTTCCGGAAAACCTGTACGACAGGGACGCGCTGATAATTGTCACTGCTGACGTCCTGACCAGCGGTATGGTGAATATACCAGGACTCAACTGGTCGCAGGATTTCACAGTGCAACCGCATAGTGCGGCAGAGATTCTAATCCCTATGGCTGCGGAGGTTCAAGGCAGCGGCATCGTCGGCAATCTGGGGATTCACGTAACGAGCGACCATGACGCTTGCGTGTATGTCGTCCACCCGGGAGCGCCCTATGGGGCCTCCTGCGATGCATATATGGCCCTGCCGTCGGATATCCTCGGAAATGAGTATATCATCCTGGGGTATCCAGAGACTGTATCCGCGAGGGGCTGGGACCCAACACTAGCACCCTCACAGTTCACCCTAGTTTGCACAGCCGACAACAGCCAGGTGACTATCACACCGTCAGCAAACACACTGGACGGCAAGCCTGCGGGGGTACCCTTCAACATCACGTTGAATAGGTTCGATACCTATCAGCTACAGGCGGGCTATCAACAGGACCTTTCTGGCAGCCAGGTTATGTCAACTAAGCCTGTTGCGGTGTTCGCTGGGTGCAAGTGCGCAGACATACCCATAGGACATTGCTGCTGTGATTTCCTCGTGGAGCAGATGACCCCGGTCGCGACTTGGGGACGGAGCTTTTTGACGTCCGTTTTCGAGCGACCTGGCTCCTCACTGGGCGACCCCTTACGAGTTTTGGGGAGTGAAGACAACACGACCGTGAGTTTCACGCCACCCGTTCCCGGGTCTCCATTCAACCTTAACAGGGCAGAGCTGGTTGAAGTCACCATAGAGGAGCCAACTGAGATCGTTGCCGACAAACCAGTGCTCGTCGCCCAGTATGCTACGGGCTACTCGTGGGCCTTTGCCCCAGGGGATCCTTTTGAGGTTCTGATCCTTCCGACGGAACAGTTTCTGGATGGCTACATCTATCTGATCCCGGCGGGGTACACGCTTGACTTCACCAGCATCGTTGTGCCAACCATAGCCATATCGTCGTTGCTCTTTGACGGGAGTCCAATAAATCCAAGCATCTTCTCGCTAATAGGCTTGACGGGTTACTCACACGGGACTGTTGAAGCGAGCGACGGATGCCACATCGTAACAGCGGACCGTCCATTTGGAATCTATGTCTACGGCTGGAACTCCTGGAGCTCCTACGGGTACCCCGGAGGGATGAGAGTGGTCACGACGACCAGCCTCATCACTGGAGGCGGGTGGATTCCCGGCAACCCACTCGGACCTGCGAACAAGCGGACTTTCGGTTTCAATGTGCACTCAGAGGGCGGTGTTACCTGGGGTCAACTCCAGTTCAACGACCACGGAATCGAGATGAAGGTCCACAGCGACACAATCCACACATTGATTGTTTATGGAGACACGACCGCAGATTTCTCTGGCGATTGTCGAGTTGACGGGATAGGTGAATACACATTCGACTGCGAGGTAGAAGACAGAGGCGAGCCAGGCCATGCGAAAGATAAATTCAGCCTATATGTCTGGGACTCGGACAGCAATCTGTACTATGCCGCAGGCGGAGTGCTAGGCGGAGGGAACATTCAGATTCACACGGCAGGAGACGGGGTATTGGCCAACTTGACTCGTACGTTTGGGGGATGCTCAGGTCCAGAGTCAGAAAACAATGGTTCGATTCAGCATGCTGACGTCGTACGCGAGAACCGAGGGGCGCTCTGGCAGAACTCACCTAACCCATTTCACAAAAAAACAGGTATCTCGTATGATCTCAGCCTTCCATCTCACGTCAAACTCGAAGTATTCGATCACGCTGGCAGACTTGTGAAGACACTTGTGGACAGGACGCAAGAGTCTGGAACATACTGCATCGATTGGCATACAAATGGTCATCCCAGTGGCATCTACTTCTACCGCCTCCAGGCAGGCGACTTCACTTACACGAAGAAGATGGTGCTACTTCGATAG
- a CDS encoding serine protease, producing MTGKGKSAPRAVGCFLIICIASVVSIPTVSSELTEGELTAIADLVEPATVFVQTLDWRGRLIRWGSGFIVNEYGAVVTASHVVHDPNRTVVRTIFGEIYPIDGVLAEDKERDVILLSAPVPRHALHPLPLASSPPEPGEHVVLVQHPHDGERTILEGIVEAAPKIPEKGTVLVIRLPIVGGWSGSAVINTKGEVVGVANDRIGTGPNTLTVAAPAAIVPALLSGENHSFFPWKSDASDPPNDSPEDLYWAGRLVQIYRGRREALSYFEQAFEKDPEYAEAYIEAAFCYGKLERYDDEIYALRDAIRIIPSDAGLHFRLGSTYCILERHDEAIESYLKGTRIDPDDIWARFRLGLIYERLKRYEEAAREYREYVRLAPDYGSPHASLGRAYTKLGQYDDAVEEFKKAIQIDPGYDFTYSSLAEAYYGMGLYGEGIRAHEIASRLSPEDAFCHRDLGRAYARLGEVWLAAEQYTILRNLDSSLGKIIAEYMFDE from the coding sequence ATGACAGGGAAAGGCAAAAGCGCGCCCCGCGCTGTCGGATGTTTCCTGATCATTTGTATCGCCTCGGTTGTCTCCATCCCAACCGTCTCTTCGGAACTAACAGAAGGTGAGCTGACTGCGATAGCCGACCTGGTCGAGCCCGCGACTGTTTTTGTACAAACCTTGGATTGGAGAGGCAGGCTTATTCGTTGGGGAAGCGGTTTTATTGTGAACGAATATGGGGCAGTGGTTACAGCCTCGCATGTAGTTCATGACCCAAACAGGACGGTGGTCCGGACTATCTTTGGAGAAATCTATCCCATTGACGGGGTTCTTGCCGAGGATAAAGAGCGGGATGTTATACTCCTCTCGGCACCCGTACCGCGGCATGCCCTGCACCCGCTCCCACTTGCTTCTTCTCCTCCAGAGCCAGGAGAGCACGTGGTCCTCGTACAACACCCCCACGACGGGGAGCGGACTATTCTTGAGGGTATCGTAGAAGCTGCCCCAAAGATTCCTGAAAAAGGAACGGTATTGGTGATCAGGCTTCCTATCGTAGGCGGATGGAGCGGTAGCGCTGTCATAAACACGAAAGGGGAGGTTGTAGGTGTTGCAAACGACAGAATAGGAACCGGACCAAATACACTGACGGTTGCAGCTCCAGCAGCGATAGTTCCAGCGCTACTAAGTGGTGAGAACCACAGCTTCTTTCCTTGGAAATCGGATGCTTCAGACCCGCCCAATGATTCTCCAGAAGATCTATACTGGGCAGGCCGGCTCGTCCAGATATACAGGGGCCGCAGAGAGGCGCTTTCTTACTTTGAACAAGCGTTTGAGAAGGACCCGGAGTATGCAGAGGCTTATATCGAAGCTGCGTTCTGCTACGGAAAGTTGGAACGGTACGATGATGAAATCTATGCCTTAAGAGACGCCATCCGTATCATACCCTCAGACGCCGGTCTCCACTTCAGGCTGGGTTCGACCTACTGCATACTAGAGAGGCACGATGAGGCGATTGAATCGTACTTAAAGGGGACCCGTATAGATCCAGACGACATATGGGCACGCTTTCGTCTTGGGCTTATCTATGAGAGACTCAAACGCTACGAGGAAGCTGCAAGGGAGTACCGAGAGTATGTACGCCTTGCCCCAGACTATGGGTCTCCTCATGCCTCTTTAGGACGAGCCTACACCAAGCTTGGACAATACGACGATGCTGTGGAGGAATTCAAGAAAGCAATCCAAATCGATCCTGGATATGACTTCACCTACTCGTCTCTGGCTGAGGCCTACTATGGCATGGGACTCTATGGCGAGGGAATCCGAGCCCACGAGATAGCATCACGCCTGAGTCCAGAAGATGCATTCTGTCATCGTGATCTTGGGAGGGCCTACGCCAGGCTTGGAGAAGTCTGGCTTGCGGCAGAGCAGTACACAATTCTCAGAAACCTCGACAGCTCACTCGGCAAGATTATTGCTGAGTACATGTTTGACGAATAA
- a CDS encoding four helix bundle protein, which yields MAEEEKREIGLPDKWNRDSNGRPRLIDPHGGYRNLKSYQTAEIIYDATVVFCDHFIERRSRTRDQMVQAARSGKQNIAEGSVASGTSKKTELRLTSVARASLEELLLDYEDFLRQRGLALWDKNHPKARAIRKLAYRQNRSYETYRTYIENSPETVANTLICLIHQANYLLDQQVRQLEQRFLDEGGFTEKLYRTRQTSRRRRPHDE from the coding sequence ATGGCAGAGGAGGAAAAAAGAGAAATAGGCCTACCTGACAAGTGGAATAGGGATAGCAACGGAAGACCAAGGCTCATTGATCCCCATGGGGGCTACCGCAACCTCAAGTCCTATCAGACAGCAGAAATCATCTACGACGCGACTGTGGTGTTCTGCGACCACTTCATTGAACGGCGTTCACGCACGCGTGATCAGATGGTTCAGGCGGCGCGGAGCGGCAAACAGAATATTGCTGAAGGTAGCGTCGCATCGGGCACATCGAAGAAGACCGAACTGAGGTTGACTAGCGTAGCCCGTGCCAGCCTTGAAGAGCTGCTCCTTGACTACGAGGACTTTCTGCGTCAAAGGGGGCTGGCGCTCTGGGACAAAAACCACCCGAAGGCCCGAGCAATTCGGAAACTGGCTTACAGGCAGAATAGGTCCTATGAAACTTATAGGACCTATATTGAAAACAGTCCCGAAACCGTTGCCAACACGCTTATCTGCCTGATCCACCAAGCCAACTACCTGCTTGACCAGCAGGTGCGCCAACTCGAGCAGCGATTCCTCGATGAAGGCGGTTTCACGGAAAAACTGTACCGAACGCGCCAGACCAGCAGAAGGCGACGCCCACATGACGAATGA
- a CDS encoding glycosyltransferase family 2 protein, with protein sequence MMPEVSIIIPTYRRITILRKALNSVLQQTYQDFEAIVMDDHSEDEGRTKRVVDSLGDDRFRYVYLDEKKGPAGARNAALPFCRGKYISFLDSDDLLRPQKLEKQVEILEREPDVGMVYSDEYVMSIDGRLSPEPVRVHRVPPLPSGRIARDFFSESFIGIDTVTLRKSIFIEMKGFDEKMIRNHDDDLWFRLMLKYKVVCSNYPAAIRRQHPGNISLDRTKMVYYQLQCIIKYIRIYPEFMDGNLVIVKQRLRSIMFGYVKSRLRDKMPPSARVVLAYVEILLRLRNLG encoded by the coding sequence ATGATGCCTGAGGTCTCCATTATCATTCCAACATACAGACGTATTACTATCTTAAGGAAGGCTCTCAATAGTGTCCTGCAGCAAACATACCAGGATTTCGAGGCAATAGTCATGGACGACCACTCCGAGGATGAAGGAAGGACGAAACGAGTGGTGGATTCCTTGGGGGACGACCGCTTTAGATATGTCTATCTCGATGAGAAGAAAGGACCTGCCGGCGCAAGGAATGCCGCTCTGCCGTTTTGCCGGGGGAAGTATATCTCCTTTCTTGACAGCGATGACCTCCTGAGACCGCAGAAGCTCGAAAAACAGGTAGAGATTCTTGAAAGAGAGCCGGATGTAGGTATGGTCTATTCAGATGAATATGTTATGAGCATTGACGGTCGGCTGTCTCCCGAACCGGTGAGAGTTCACCGTGTGCCACCATTGCCATCGGGCCGTATCGCGAGAGATTTCTTTAGTGAGAGTTTCATCGGTATAGACACTGTCACGCTGAGGAAATCTATCTTCATAGAGATGAAGGGATTTGACGAGAAGATGATAAGGAACCACGACGACGACCTCTGGTTTCGGCTTATGCTCAAATACAAGGTTGTATGTTCCAACTATCCCGCCGCAATACGGAGACAGCATCCTGGCAACATAAGCCTTGACCGCACCAAGATGGTCTATTATCAGCTTCAGTGTATTATCAAATATATACGTATCTACCCCGAATTCATGGATGGAAATCTGGTGATTGTGAAGCAGCGCCTGCGTTCCATCATGTTTGGTTACGTTAAGTCTCGTCTCCGGGACAAGATGCCGCCTTCCGCTAGAGTGGTGCTTGCGTACGTTGAGATACTCCTGAGGCTAAGAAACCTTGGGTGA
- a CDS encoding class I SAM-dependent methyltransferase encodes MLRIKNRGRRFILNLLTKPKSRKKLRRMYWNLRAHDIYEEWGEGTEDYDVIRHVISKVRPKRLLDIGCGNGRCFPLYDEMEVPEVCGQEISSKALAICRKRFPRKKFALINQDIVKLDIPDRYFDLILSTRVLAAVLPEDVAGVVRKLCCMGRYIYLNEMTDSDFAGSSDYWFLHQYDSLMAQNGFSVLESGRIGKQMWVLYKVSDDA; translated from the coding sequence TTGCTTAGGATAAAGAACCGCGGTCGCCGGTTCATCTTGAACCTGCTGACCAAACCGAAGTCGAGGAAAAAGCTGCGCCGCATGTATTGGAATCTGAGGGCTCACGATATCTATGAAGAGTGGGGTGAAGGTACTGAAGACTATGATGTCATCAGGCATGTTATCAGCAAGGTGAGACCGAAAAGACTATTGGATATCGGATGTGGTAATGGTAGGTGTTTTCCCCTTTATGACGAAATGGAAGTCCCTGAGGTGTGTGGACAGGAAATCTCATCGAAAGCTCTGGCAATATGCAGGAAGAGGTTTCCTAGAAAAAAGTTCGCGTTGATTAACCAAGACATCGTAAAGCTCGACATTCCAGACAGGTATTTTGATCTGATACTCTCAACCAGGGTTCTCGCAGCCGTTCTTCCCGAAGACGTTGCTGGGGTCGTCAGAAAGCTCTGTTGCATGGGTCGTTACATCTACTTGAACGAAATGACTGACTCAGATTTTGCCGGATCCTCCGACTACTGGTTTCTGCATCAGTACGACTCTTTAATGGCGCAGAATGGCTTCTCTGTTTTGGAGAGTGGAAGGATCGGCAAACAGATGTGGGTTTTGTACAAGGTGAGTGATGATGCCTGA